From Astyanax mexicanus isolate ESR-SI-001 chromosome 13, AstMex3_surface, whole genome shotgun sequence, the proteins below share one genomic window:
- the calcrl2 gene encoding calcitonin gene-related peptide type 1 receptor, translating into MGKHQAFLLLLLSVLSAAEVCQGEDVTAVMMSQKGAVTDVPVKVSRGQILAAQFECYLKILHEPPHTHTGPYCNRTWDGWLCWGDSSPGTAVQNCPNYFQDFDPAEKVTKVCNPDGQWFRHPDSNRLWSNYTLCSAYTKEKVSVAFTMYYLVVVGHVLSLVSLVISIFIFSYFKCLSCQRISLHKNMFMSFILNSVLMVIWFTMVFFDEQLAATNPIGCKILASLIHYTFCSNYFWMLCEGIYLHTLIIVAVFVGEQQLGWYYLLGWGFPVIPAVIHAVARLLFYDDQCWISNTSLLYIVHGPIQVALVVNLFFLLNIVRVLITKLRVTHQTESSVYMKAVRATLILVPLMGAHFILVPLQPEGRLSKAVYEFFMNIFTHFQGLLVAIIFCFSNGEVQSAIRRKSAQYRAQWRRRLVTTDSHCTYHTNSSITETSRVTFNLDHAPLGTEDEKIHSSVQSLNGQSNGKRCYNGSQETPIMLESSDI; encoded by the exons ATGGGAAAACACCAGGCCTTCTTACTGCTGCTGCTTTCAGTCCTGAGTGCTGCTGAG GTTTGTCAGGGTGAGGATGTGACGGCTGTGATGATGTCACAGAAGGGGGCGGTGACGGATGTCCCGGTGAAAGTGTCCCGAGGGCAGATCCTGGCGGCTCAGTTTGAGTGTTACCTTAAAATACTGCAcgaacctccacacacacacacag GACCCTACTGTAATCGCACATGGGATGGATGGCTGTGTTGGGGCGACTCGTCTCCAGGGACGGCAGTGCAGAACTGTCCCAACTACTTCCAGGACTTCGATCCCGCTG AAAAAGTGACCAAAGTGTGCAACCCAGACGGTCAGTGGTTCCGACACCCAGACAGCAACCGTCTTTGGTCCAACTACACCCTGTGCAGCGCCTACACCAAAGAGAAAGTCTCG GTTGCATTCACCATGTACTATCTGGTGGTGGTGGGTCATGTGCTCTCTTTGGTCTCTTTAGTCATATCCATCTTCATTTTCTCCTACTTCAA gtgtttaagCTGCCAAAGGATCTCTCTCCATAAGAATATGTTTATGTCCTTCATCCTGAACTCCGTGCTGATGGTGATCTGGTTCACCATGGTCTTCTTTGATGAACAACTGGCTGCTACCAACCCA ATCGGCTGTAAAATCTTAGCCAGTTTGATTCATTACACGTTTTGCTCGAACTACTTCTGGATGCTGTGTGAGGGGATCTACCTGCACACTCTGATCATCGTGGCCGTGTTCGTGGGGGAGCAGCAGCTGGGGTGGTACTACCTGCTCGGCTGGG GATTTCCAGTTATTCCGGCTGTAATTCACGCTGTGGCTCGGCTGCTCTTCTATGATGATCA GTGCTGGATAAGCAACACAAGTCTGCTCTACATCGTCCATGGTCCCATCCAGGTCGCCCTGGTG GTAAACCTGTTCTTTCTGCTGAATATCGTGCGAGTTTTGATCACTAAGCTCAGAGTGACCCACCAGACCGAGTCCAGCGTCTACATGAAGGCTGTGCGTGCCACCCTCATCCTGGTGCCCCTAATGGGTGCCCACTTTATACTGGTGCCGCTGCAGCCTGAAGGGAGGCTGTCGAAAGCTGTTTACGAATTCTTCATGAATATATTTACGCATTTTCAG GGGTTACTTGTTGCCATCATCTTCTGTTTCAGTAACGGGGAG GTGCAGTCAGCTATAAGACGTAAATCTGCTCAGTACAGAGCTCAGTGGAGGAGGCGTCTGGTCACCACCGACTCCCACTGTACCTACCACACCAACTCCTCCATCACCGAAACCAGCCGGGTCACGTTCAACCTGGACCACGCCCCGCTGGGCACAGAGGATGAGAAGATACACTCCAGCGTACAGTCACTGAATGGCCAGAGCAACGGCAAGCGCTGCTACAACGGAAGCCAAGAGACCCCCATAATGCTGGAGTCATCTGACATCTAA